The following coding sequences are from one Nicotiana tomentosiformis chromosome 3, ASM39032v3, whole genome shotgun sequence window:
- the LOC104084930 gene encoding transcription factor BC1 isoform X2 — translation MAAFSYQLQHTNPFLLDSVFLPSSPIKMSGFLEEQNNSIVQNCFTQFYQPESFQQLPTANVIVHESSYCLDQSTNVTLGQNEPNSVTNNSSSSVSLDMDSSSVTDKIESRNKPNFTPMDKKRKSREGSSSMSSAHSKNVKQVDHGKKKKSNSQSVAKEEKKGKEEKKANEEAPTGYIHVRARRGQATDSHSLAERVRREKISERMKILQSIVPGCDKVTGKALMLDEIINYVQSLQNQVEFLSMKLASLNPMYYDFGMDLDALMVRPDQSLSGLGTPLPNMQQASPTNITSQAAEVIPNINNSGYPFLDNSASLMFQQAHFPNSISQGNGQLLWGADDQRQKFINQSGLSNNFCSFH, via the exons atGGCTGCTTTTTCATACCAATTGCAGCACACAAACCCTTTCCTTCTTGACTCAGTTTTTTTGCCAAGTTCTCCTATTAAGATGTCTGGTTTTTTAGAGGAACAAAACAATTCTATAGTACAGAATTGTTTTACTCAATTTTACCAACCAGAATCTTTTCAGCAGCTCCCAACTGCCAATGTGATTGTTCATGAAAGTAGCTATTGCCTTGACCAAAGCACAAATGTTACACTTGGCCAAAATGAGCCTAATTCTGTGACCAACAACAGTAGCAGCAGTGTTAGCTTGGATATGGATTCTTCCTCTGTCACTGATAAAATAGAAAGTAGGAATAAGCCTAATTTTACTCCTATGGACAAGAAAAGAAAATCCAGAGAAGGGTCTTCCTCAATGAGTTCTGCTCATTCTAAG AATGTAAAACAGGTTGATCATgggaaaaagaagaaaagcaaTAGCCAATCAGTAGCCAAAGAGGAGAAAAAGGGAAAAGAGGAGAAGAAAGCTAATGAAGAGGCTCCAACAGGCTACATTCATGTTAGAGCAAGAAGGGGTCAAGCAACAGACAGCCATAGTCTTGCTGAAAGG GTGCGGAGAGAGAAAATAAGTGAAAGGATGAAGATACTGCAATCTATTGTTCCTGGTTGTGACAAG GTAACTGGGAAGGCCCTCATGTTGGATGAGATAATCAATTATGTCCAATCTTTGCAAAACCAAGTTGAG TTTCTCTCCATGAAACTTGCTTCTTTGAATCCAATGTACTATGATTTTGGCATGGACTTAGATGCACTCATGGTCAGACCTGaccag AGTTTGAGTGGATTGGGAACACCACTGCCAAATATGCAGCAAGCTAGCCCTACTAACATTACATCGCAGGCAGCTGAAGTTATTCCTAACATTAATAATAGTGGCTATCCTTTCTTGGATAATTCAGCTTCACTCATGTTTCAACAAGCACATTTTCCTAATTCCATTTCTCAG GGTAATGGACAGCTCTTATGGGGTGCAGATGACCAAAGACAAAAATTTATTAATCAGTCAGGACTCAGCAACAACTTTTGTTCTTTCCATTAA
- the LOC138908245 gene encoding uncharacterized protein, whose protein sequence is MTQGSRQWHKKLPFALLGYRTTVRTSIGATPYLLVYGTEAVIPTEFEIPSLRIVVEAEIDDDEWVKIRLEQLSLIDEKRLASVCHGQLYQRRMARAYNKKGKEILFALLGIPHEESMFQISSALSFQDPPG, encoded by the exons ATGACGCAAGGTTCTAGGCAATGGCATAaaaagttaccttttgctttactggGTTATCGCACTACTGTTCGCACTTCAATAGGCGCAACTCCCTATTTGTTGGTATATGGAACCGAGGCAGTTATACCTACAGAATTTGAGATTCCATCCCTGCGGATTGTTGttgaagctgaaattgatgatgatgagtgggtcaaaatccggctagagcaattgagtttgattgatgaaaaaagatTAGCGTCAGTATGCCATGGTCAACTGTATCAGAGaagaatggcaagagcatacaacaagaag GGGAAAGAAATCTTGTTTGCTTTGTTAGGAATCCCCCATGAGGAAAGTATGTTCCAGATAAGTTCAGccttaagttttcaggaccctcctggataa
- the LOC104084930 gene encoding transcription factor BC1 isoform X1, which yields MAAFSYQLQHTNPFLLDSVFLPSSPIKMSGFLEEQNNSIVQNCFTQFYQPESFQQLPTANVIVHESSYCLDQSTNVTLGQNEPNSVTNNSSSSVSLDMDSSSVTDKIESRNKPNFTPMDKKRKSREGSSSMSSAHSKNVKQVDHGKKKKSNSQSVAKEEKKGKEEKKANEEAPTGYIHVRARRGQATDSHSLAERVRREKISERMKILQSIVPGCDKVNNKVTGKALMLDEIINYVQSLQNQVEFLSMKLASLNPMYYDFGMDLDALMVRPDQSLSGLGTPLPNMQQASPTNITSQAAEVIPNINNSGYPFLDNSASLMFQQAHFPNSISQGNGQLLWGADDQRQKFINQSGLSNNFCSFH from the exons atGGCTGCTTTTTCATACCAATTGCAGCACACAAACCCTTTCCTTCTTGACTCAGTTTTTTTGCCAAGTTCTCCTATTAAGATGTCTGGTTTTTTAGAGGAACAAAACAATTCTATAGTACAGAATTGTTTTACTCAATTTTACCAACCAGAATCTTTTCAGCAGCTCCCAACTGCCAATGTGATTGTTCATGAAAGTAGCTATTGCCTTGACCAAAGCACAAATGTTACACTTGGCCAAAATGAGCCTAATTCTGTGACCAACAACAGTAGCAGCAGTGTTAGCTTGGATATGGATTCTTCCTCTGTCACTGATAAAATAGAAAGTAGGAATAAGCCTAATTTTACTCCTATGGACAAGAAAAGAAAATCCAGAGAAGGGTCTTCCTCAATGAGTTCTGCTCATTCTAAG AATGTAAAACAGGTTGATCATgggaaaaagaagaaaagcaaTAGCCAATCAGTAGCCAAAGAGGAGAAAAAGGGAAAAGAGGAGAAGAAAGCTAATGAAGAGGCTCCAACAGGCTACATTCATGTTAGAGCAAGAAGGGGTCAAGCAACAGACAGCCATAGTCTTGCTGAAAGG GTGCGGAGAGAGAAAATAAGTGAAAGGATGAAGATACTGCAATCTATTGTTCCTGGTTGTGACAAGGTGAATAACAAA GTAACTGGGAAGGCCCTCATGTTGGATGAGATAATCAATTATGTCCAATCTTTGCAAAACCAAGTTGAG TTTCTCTCCATGAAACTTGCTTCTTTGAATCCAATGTACTATGATTTTGGCATGGACTTAGATGCACTCATGGTCAGACCTGaccag AGTTTGAGTGGATTGGGAACACCACTGCCAAATATGCAGCAAGCTAGCCCTACTAACATTACATCGCAGGCAGCTGAAGTTATTCCTAACATTAATAATAGTGGCTATCCTTTCTTGGATAATTCAGCTTCACTCATGTTTCAACAAGCACATTTTCCTAATTCCATTTCTCAG GGTAATGGACAGCTCTTATGGGGTGCAGATGACCAAAGACAAAAATTTATTAATCAGTCAGGACTCAGCAACAACTTTTGTTCTTTCCATTAA